A single genomic interval of Spirosoma linguale DSM 74 harbors:
- a CDS encoding Nucleoside-diphosphate kinase (KEGG: GK19226 gene product from transcript GK19226- RA~PFAM: nucleoside diphosphate kinase~SMART: nucleoside diphosphate kinase), whose product MATNRTFTMIKPDAVADGHTGAIIKMIEEAGFRIVAIKKTTLTNERAGQFYAVHSERPFYQGLCDYMSSGAIVPMILEKDNAVADFRKLIGATNPAQAEEGTIRKLYAKSIEANAIHGSDSDENAAIEGSFFFAATEQY is encoded by the coding sequence ATGGCAACGAACCGAACGTTCACGATGATTAAGCCTGATGCCGTAGCAGACGGGCATACGGGAGCAATTATCAAGATGATTGAAGAAGCGGGCTTCCGCATTGTCGCAATTAAAAAGACTACGCTAACCAATGAGCGGGCCGGTCAGTTTTATGCGGTACACAGTGAGCGTCCTTTTTATCAGGGCCTTTGTGACTACATGTCGTCCGGTGCGATTGTACCGATGATCCTGGAGAAAGATAACGCCGTTGCTGATTTCCGTAAGCTCATTGGCGCTACCAATCCGGCGCAAGCCGAGGAAGGCACCATTCGGAAACTATATGCCAAGTCAATTGAAGCCAACGCCATCCACGGCTCCGATTCAGACGAGAACGCAGCCATCGAAGGCAGCTTCTTCTTCGCAGCAACAGAGCAGTACTAG
- a CDS encoding endonuclease III (KEGG: eba:ebA4877 endonuclease III~TIGRFAM: endonuclease III~PFAM: HhH-GPD family protein; helix-hairpin-helix motif; iron-sulfur cluster loop~SMART: HhH-GPD family protein; iron-sulfur cluster loop): protein MQKKERFRRFIEYFTEHYPDPKTELHFSNPYELLVAVILSAQCTDKRINQISPALFARFPEAESLAAASVEEVFSYIRSVSYPNNKAKHLVGMANALMNRFGGEIPATVDELQTLPGVGRKTAHVILSIVYNEPTMAVDTHVFRVSHRLGLAPLTANTPLAVEKALMAHIPKQHVPKAHHWLILHGRYVCLARSPKCEECALKEFCKYFEKVVRS, encoded by the coding sequence ATGCAAAAAAAGGAACGATTCAGACGGTTCATTGAGTATTTCACGGAACACTATCCCGACCCTAAAACGGAACTCCACTTCAGCAACCCATACGAGTTATTAGTGGCGGTGATTCTGTCGGCCCAGTGTACCGATAAACGAATTAATCAGATTTCACCAGCCCTCTTTGCCCGGTTTCCGGAAGCAGAGTCGCTGGCTGCGGCCTCGGTAGAGGAAGTGTTCTCCTACATACGGAGTGTTTCGTATCCGAACAATAAGGCAAAACACCTGGTTGGCATGGCTAACGCCTTGATGAATCGGTTTGGGGGCGAAATTCCGGCAACGGTCGATGAGTTGCAAACCTTACCAGGCGTAGGACGTAAGACGGCCCACGTAATTTTGTCCATAGTCTATAATGAACCGACAATGGCCGTCGATACGCACGTTTTTCGCGTATCGCATCGGCTTGGGCTGGCTCCGTTAACGGCCAATACACCCCTGGCCGTGGAGAAAGCTCTAATGGCACACATTCCCAAACAACACGTTCCTAAAGCACACCACTGGCTTATCTTACACGGCCGCTACGTGTGCCTGGCGCGTTCGCCCAAGTGTGAAGAATGCGCGTTGAAGGAGTTTTGTAAGTATTTTGAAAAAGTAGTGAGGAGTTAG
- a CDS encoding RNA polymerase, sigma-24 subunit, ECF subfamily (TIGRFAM: RNA polymerase sigma factor, sigma-70 family~PFAM: sigma-70 region 2 domain protein; Sigma-70 region 4 type 2; sigma-70 region 4 domain protein~KEGG: scl:sce5947 RNA polymerase sigma factor): protein MEKAQVNDSELISLYIRGNEKAFAKLVQRHKSKIYTTIYLIVKDQYIAEDLMQDTFIKAVDTIKSGKYNEEGKFLPWIIRIAHNLAIDYFRKDKRYPSVVFEDGSSVFNTLEFAEDSVESLQIRQETHEHLRELIQRLPEQQRQVLIMRHYEEMSFQEIADATGVSINTALGRMRYALINLRKQLSKRSPSYDKNIYPR from the coding sequence ATGGAAAAAGCCCAGGTAAACGACAGTGAGTTGATTTCCCTGTACATCCGTGGTAATGAAAAAGCCTTTGCTAAATTAGTGCAACGGCACAAATCGAAAATTTACACCACTATATACCTGATTGTTAAAGATCAGTACATTGCGGAAGACCTAATGCAAGACACGTTCATCAAGGCCGTGGACACCATTAAGTCGGGTAAATATAACGAGGAGGGAAAATTTCTACCCTGGATCATTCGAATTGCTCACAACTTGGCCATTGACTATTTCCGAAAAGATAAACGCTACCCCAGTGTGGTGTTTGAAGACGGAAGCAGTGTTTTCAATACGCTTGAGTTTGCGGAGGATTCGGTTGAATCACTTCAAATCCGGCAGGAAACACATGAGCATTTGCGCGAGTTGATACAGCGATTGCCAGAACAACAGCGTCAGGTGCTTATAATGCGGCACTACGAGGAAATGAGTTTCCAGGAGATTGCCGATGCTACCGGCGTCAGCATCAACACGGCATTGGGACGAATGCGTTATGCGTTAATCAATTTGCGCAAACAACTGAGCAAACGTTCGCCGAGTTATGATAAAAACATTTACCCAAGATGA
- a CDS encoding histidine kinase (PFAM: ATP-binding region ATPase domain protein; histidine kinase dimerisation and phosphoacceptor region~SMART: ATP-binding region ATPase domain protein; Tetratricopeptide repeat~KEGG: ppg:PputGB1_3132 integral membrane sensor signal transduction histidine kinase) gives MKSHCLGILLLGWCTVCFGQVHPKLPELNFDRRGDAVYMDSLLTLGRSHRQFTATLPRSLSTDTARLEGLRFMALVFKQMRGEQHDSSFVYATQLVDQALRYHNTLYAVRGMMLQEHYLRTVKGDYPQALRINQRASELCARLPRESSPRWQVQMNMGDIYLLLKEYDSALRSYRLSQSLLGFNTSLTPKNRKLLISQAVTQIGEVFEIRGQYEQARQQYEASRQMAIEARSQINVAYTNERLGDFFLSRHQPEQAIKFFDDALAVWTQLHDRAGQAAVWARLSEGYTLIGKPDLAIEFGEKSVAIARESGFMRIRQLATQSLYQAYRLANQPAKALAMYEEYSILRDSLTNLKRVEELSAVQKKYDINQVRLAADKERVIQQQQLINLRRQAEIARLRAEAEREQLAGETRMTQLQQRIETERLRAEAQKTRLEQRAHIDKLSHDIEEANLMRVILVGGLAMLLGFVAIYYRKNRLINRQKREIESLNWDLEDKVFARTVELKLANDQLRAKNREIEEALLRGQTLERKRMAADLHDSLGGLLAAIKTSMSALSPAHMTDREQQIYYNLLNMAKEAFAEVRYLSHNLQPDELEKQGLSEALMRLVNKLNVTQKIVFRLDNAELPRLDKTAEFNLYSICIELCSNILRHSEATEADILFRRFNNDLNMIVKDNGCGMNPANATGMGLHNIQARMDLIRGRYEIHSEAGEGTTFIFILPVSPNLTTA, from the coding sequence ATGAAATCACATTGTCTCGGTATCCTGTTGCTGGGTTGGTGCACTGTCTGTTTCGGACAAGTGCATCCAAAACTGCCGGAATTGAATTTCGACCGGCGGGGCGATGCCGTTTACATGGACAGTTTGTTGACCCTTGGTCGTTCACATCGCCAATTTACCGCTACACTACCCCGTAGCCTGAGTACGGATACTGCACGTTTGGAAGGGCTCCGGTTTATGGCGCTTGTGTTTAAACAAATGCGTGGCGAGCAGCACGACAGTAGCTTCGTATACGCCACGCAACTGGTCGATCAGGCCCTACGCTACCATAATACGTTATACGCCGTGCGGGGGATGATGTTGCAGGAGCATTACCTTCGAACGGTTAAAGGCGACTATCCGCAGGCACTTCGGATCAATCAGAGGGCGTCGGAGTTATGCGCCAGGCTGCCCCGCGAAAGCTCACCACGCTGGCAGGTGCAGATGAACATGGGCGATATTTATCTGCTTCTGAAAGAATACGACAGTGCGCTCCGCAGTTACCGTCTTTCACAAAGCCTGCTGGGCTTCAATACGTCATTAACGCCTAAAAATCGTAAACTGCTGATTAGCCAGGCCGTTACCCAGATTGGTGAGGTTTTCGAAATTCGGGGGCAGTATGAACAGGCTCGACAGCAGTATGAAGCCAGTCGCCAGATGGCGATTGAAGCCCGCTCACAGATAAATGTAGCGTATACGAACGAACGATTGGGTGATTTCTTTCTCAGCCGCCATCAGCCCGAACAGGCCATCAAATTCTTTGACGATGCGCTTGCCGTCTGGACCCAGCTTCATGACCGGGCCGGACAGGCCGCTGTTTGGGCGAGGTTGTCTGAAGGCTATACCCTGATTGGTAAACCCGATCTGGCTATTGAGTTTGGTGAGAAATCCGTTGCCATAGCGCGGGAGTCGGGGTTTATGCGCATTCGGCAGCTCGCTACGCAGTCCTTATATCAGGCCTATCGGCTGGCAAATCAACCAGCAAAAGCGCTGGCTATGTATGAAGAATACAGTATACTCCGCGATAGCCTGACAAACCTCAAACGGGTTGAAGAACTATCGGCTGTACAAAAGAAATACGATATCAATCAGGTTCGCCTTGCCGCCGATAAAGAACGGGTCATTCAGCAACAGCAGCTGATCAACCTGCGTCGGCAGGCCGAAATTGCCCGGCTACGTGCCGAAGCGGAACGGGAGCAACTGGCTGGTGAAACCCGCATGACGCAACTTCAGCAGCGTATCGAAACGGAACGGCTCAGGGCCGAAGCGCAGAAAACCCGACTGGAGCAGCGGGCCCACATCGACAAGCTGAGTCACGATATTGAAGAGGCCAACCTGATGCGGGTGATTCTGGTTGGTGGTTTGGCTATGCTGCTGGGTTTTGTGGCGATTTACTACCGTAAAAACCGGCTGATTAATCGTCAGAAACGCGAAATCGAAAGCCTGAACTGGGATCTGGAGGATAAAGTGTTTGCCCGAACGGTTGAACTGAAGTTGGCAAATGATCAGTTGAGGGCCAAAAACCGCGAGATCGAAGAGGCTCTCCTGCGTGGACAAACACTGGAACGCAAGCGAATGGCCGCTGATCTGCACGACAGCCTTGGTGGGCTACTGGCCGCTATCAAAACCAGCATGTCGGCGCTAAGTCCGGCACACATGACGGATCGGGAACAGCAGATTTACTACAATCTGCTCAACATGGCTAAAGAAGCCTTCGCCGAAGTCCGCTACCTGTCGCATAATTTACAACCCGACGAGCTGGAAAAGCAGGGTCTGTCGGAAGCCCTGATGCGGTTGGTCAATAAGCTAAACGTTACGCAGAAGATCGTTTTTCGACTGGATAATGCCGAATTGCCGCGTTTGGATAAGACCGCCGAGTTCAACCTGTATTCAATCTGTATTGAGTTGTGCAGCAATATCCTAAGGCATTCGGAAGCGACCGAAGCCGATATTCTGTTCCGGCGGTTCAACAATGACCTGAATATGATTGTGAAAGACAATGGCTGTGGCATGAACCCGGCCAACGCAACTGGCATGGGGCTTCATAACATCCAGGCCCGAATGGATCTGATTCGGGGTCGTTACGAGATTCACTCCGAAGCGGGTGAAGGAACGACATTTATTTTTATTCTGCCCGTCTCACCCAATTTGACAACGGCTTAA
- a CDS encoding dihydrolipoamide dehydrogenase (TIGRFAM: dihydrolipoamide dehydrogenase~PFAM: pyridine nucleotide-disulphide oxidoreductase dimerisation region; FAD-dependent pyridine nucleotide- disulphide oxidoreductase~KEGG: mch:Mchl_1930 dihydrolipoamide dehydrogenase), protein MEYDVIVIGSGPGGYTGAIRCAQLGLKTAIIEKYPSLGGTCLNVGCIPSKALLDSSEHYYNAAHTFAEHGIKLADLQVDLAQMITRKASVVEQTTKGIAFLMKKNKIDELHGVGSFVDPHTIKITKDDGSEQIIKGKNIVIATGSKPMSFPSMPIDKKRVITSTEALTLQEIPKHMIVIGAGVIGAELGSVYARIGSKVSFVEFADSMIPTMDKTMGKELQKSIKKLGADFYFSHKVTKVENTGEEVIVNVDTPKGEQITLTGDYCLVSVGRRPYTDGLNLEAAGLKTDDRGKLEVDNHLRTSVPHIYALGDVIRGAMLAHKAEEEGTFIAETIVGQKPHIHYRLIPGVVYTWPEVASVGYTEEEVKKEGIPYKVGSFPFKALGRARASMDVDGLVKVLAHKETDEILGVHMIGARAADMIAEAVVAMEFRASAEDVSRMSHAHPTYTEAFKEACLAATDNRAINM, encoded by the coding sequence ATGGAATACGATGTTATTGTGATTGGTTCGGGGCCGGGGGGCTATACAGGTGCAATCCGTTGCGCTCAACTCGGACTGAAAACGGCCATTATCGAGAAATACCCATCCCTGGGCGGCACCTGCCTGAACGTAGGCTGCATTCCATCCAAGGCCCTGCTCGACTCGTCGGAGCATTATTACAATGCTGCGCACACCTTTGCCGAACACGGTATTAAACTGGCCGACCTGCAAGTCGACCTGGCGCAGATGATTACCCGCAAAGCCAGCGTGGTTGAGCAAACGACGAAGGGGATTGCCTTTCTGATGAAGAAAAACAAAATCGACGAGTTGCACGGCGTCGGTTCGTTTGTGGACCCGCATACCATCAAAATCACCAAAGACGATGGGTCGGAGCAAATTATCAAAGGAAAGAATATCGTGATTGCCACGGGATCGAAACCGATGTCGTTTCCATCCATGCCGATTGATAAAAAACGCGTAATCACCTCAACGGAAGCGCTCACGCTTCAGGAGATACCCAAACACATGATCGTGATTGGGGCGGGCGTTATCGGGGCTGAATTGGGCTCGGTGTACGCTCGTATTGGCTCGAAAGTGTCGTTTGTGGAGTTCGCCGATTCGATGATCCCAACGATGGATAAAACGATGGGTAAAGAGCTTCAGAAGTCCATCAAAAAATTGGGTGCCGATTTCTACTTCAGCCATAAAGTTACCAAAGTCGAAAATACCGGCGAGGAAGTTATCGTGAACGTCGACACGCCGAAAGGCGAGCAGATCACCCTCACCGGCGACTATTGCCTGGTTTCGGTGGGTCGTCGTCCTTATACTGACGGCTTAAATCTGGAAGCGGCCGGTCTGAAAACCGATGATCGGGGTAAACTCGAAGTAGATAACCACCTCCGCACCAGTGTTCCGCATATTTACGCCCTTGGTGACGTAATTCGGGGTGCCATGCTGGCCCATAAAGCCGAAGAAGAAGGTACGTTCATTGCCGAAACCATTGTCGGTCAAAAGCCGCACATTCACTATCGGCTCATTCCGGGCGTGGTGTATACCTGGCCGGAAGTAGCCTCGGTAGGCTATACCGAAGAAGAGGTGAAAAAAGAAGGGATTCCTTATAAAGTGGGTTCGTTTCCGTTCAAAGCGCTGGGCCGCGCCCGGGCGAGTATGGACGTTGATGGGCTGGTAAAAGTGCTGGCACACAAGGAAACCGACGAGATTCTGGGTGTTCACATGATTGGTGCCCGTGCGGCCGACATGATCGCCGAAGCCGTTGTTGCCATGGAGTTCCGGGCATCGGCCGAAGATGTGTCGCGCATGTCGCACGCTCACCCGACCTATACCGAAGCGTTCAAAGAAGCCTGTCTGGCCGCTACAGACAACCGGGCGATCAACATGTAA
- a CDS encoding conserved hypothetical protein (KEGG: gur:Gura_3957 hypothetical protein) → MFYGIIIRMFYFDNKEHHLPHIHIEYSGQKAVVAIPDGILLTGTFPAGKLKLVQAWVEIHADELMANWLLATEGSTVFKIEALK, encoded by the coding sequence ATGTTTTATGGCATTATTATCCGAATGTTTTATTTTGATAATAAAGAACATCATTTACCACATATTCACATAGAGTATTCGGGGCAAAAGGCTGTTGTTGCCATTCCCGATGGGATCTTGCTTACGGGCACCTTTCCTGCGGGTAAATTAAAATTAGTTCAGGCCTGGGTGGAAATACACGCAGATGAATTAATGGCAAACTGGCTACTTGCAACAGAAGGAAGTACTGTTTTTAAAATTGAGGCATTGAAGTAG
- a CDS encoding Protein of unknown function DUF2442 (PFAM: Protein of unknown function DUF2442) has protein sequence MRFLTNIKPISNHRLVCTFDNGVEKIADITQYLGAEAFKPLRDLDEFNKVQNKEYYVEWLDGEVDLSADTLWHIGVVLQNV, from the coding sequence ATGCGATTTCTTACCAACATAAAACCTATTAGCAACCACAGACTTGTCTGCACATTTGATAATGGCGTTGAGAAAATTGCTGACATAACTCAGTATTTAGGAGCGGAAGCGTTTAAGCCTCTGCGAGACCTTGATGAGTTCAACAAAGTACAAAACAAAGAATACTATGTTGAATGGCTCGATGGTGAGGTTGACCTGAGTGCAGATACGCTTTGGCATATTGGTGTAGTTCTGCAAAATGTATGA
- a CDS encoding peptidase M28 (PFAM: peptidase M28; peptidase M20~KEGG: mxa:MXAN_0100 M28D family peptidase), translated as MKKTITLLLTLLVGYAQAQTADSVTIRKIYDEALANGKSYEWLRYMTKQIGPRLSGSAGAQKAVDWTKQVMEKEGFDRVFLQDVMVPHWVRGAKEVAYIQNGKQKVTVPIAALGGSIATGPKGVEAGVIEVKSFPELRALGPDKVKGKIVFYNRPMDPTKINTFEAYGGAVDQRANGATEAAKLGAVGAIVRSMTNVRDDNPHVGGMRYGTGVPLIPTAAISTNAADLLSKSLAENPNLTFYFKQNCETLPDAKSYNVVGEIKGSEKPDEIIVVGGHLDSWDLAEGAHDDGAGCVQSIEVLRIMKALGIKPKRTIRAVMFMNEENGLRGGVQYADLAKKNNEKHIAAVESDNGGFTPRGFGIVGTPDQRAKVMPWKPLLAPYGLLEIGAGGGGADIGPLAQLGTVLFGFKPDSQRYFDYHHTTVDTFETVSQRELELGAASMAALVYLLDQHGL; from the coding sequence ATGAAAAAAACGATTACACTTCTCCTTACACTTCTGGTTGGTTACGCCCAGGCTCAAACCGCCGACTCGGTAACCATCCGAAAAATTTATGACGAAGCACTGGCCAACGGAAAATCTTACGAGTGGCTGCGCTACATGACCAAGCAGATCGGACCGCGTTTGAGTGGCTCGGCCGGGGCGCAGAAAGCCGTCGACTGGACCAAGCAGGTGATGGAGAAAGAAGGTTTCGACCGGGTGTTTTTGCAGGATGTGATGGTTCCTCATTGGGTGCGCGGGGCGAAAGAAGTGGCCTATATCCAGAATGGTAAACAGAAGGTGACGGTGCCGATTGCGGCCCTGGGCGGTTCTATAGCAACCGGACCAAAGGGCGTCGAAGCGGGCGTAATTGAAGTGAAAAGCTTTCCGGAGTTGCGGGCGTTGGGACCCGATAAAGTGAAGGGCAAAATTGTCTTCTACAACCGCCCGATGGACCCGACCAAAATCAATACTTTCGAAGCCTACGGCGGGGCCGTCGATCAACGGGCGAACGGGGCTACCGAAGCGGCCAAGCTAGGTGCAGTCGGGGCCATTGTGCGCTCCATGACCAATGTTCGGGACGATAATCCGCACGTGGGTGGTATGCGTTACGGAACGGGCGTTCCCCTGATTCCAACGGCGGCCATTAGCACCAATGCGGCCGATCTGCTCAGTAAATCGCTGGCCGAAAATCCAAACCTGACCTTTTACTTCAAACAGAACTGCGAAACCCTGCCCGATGCCAAGTCGTACAATGTAGTCGGCGAAATTAAAGGAAGTGAGAAACCGGATGAGATCATTGTAGTGGGTGGTCACCTCGACTCGTGGGATCTGGCCGAAGGCGCACACGATGATGGCGCGGGTTGTGTGCAGTCCATTGAAGTGCTGCGGATCATGAAGGCATTGGGCATTAAACCCAAGCGGACAATTCGCGCGGTGATGTTCATGAACGAAGAAAACGGCCTTCGGGGGGGCGTTCAATATGCCGATCTGGCCAAAAAGAATAACGAGAAGCACATTGCCGCCGTTGAATCGGACAATGGCGGGTTTACGCCCCGTGGCTTTGGTATTGTGGGAACGCCCGACCAACGCGCCAAAGTGATGCCCTGGAAACCACTGCTGGCTCCTTATGGCCTGTTAGAGATTGGTGCGGGTGGGGGAGGGGCCGACATTGGTCCACTTGCGCAACTAGGAACCGTTCTCTTCGGGTTCAAACCCGATTCGCAGCGGTATTTCGATTATCACCACACTACCGTCGATACCTTTGAAACCGTAAGCCAGCGCGAGCTTGAACTGGGCGCGGCTTCCATGGCGGCTTTGGTGTATTTGCTGGACCAACACGGGTTGTAG